In the Candidatus Saganbacteria bacterium genome, ATCGAAAGACTGGGAAAATACAGAAAGTTTGCCCAGCCGGGATTTCAATGGATAATTCCCATGATCGACCAGATGTACCAGATCAATATTACTGAAGTCATGATCAATGCCGAGCCGCAGGAGATAATCACAAACGACAATTTGAATGCCCGTGTCGACGCGCAGGTTTATTTCAAAGTAAGAGAAGACGAAACTAATGTAAAGAACTCCCAGTACAATGTCAATAATTACAGCTATCAGATAGTTAATCTGGCAAGAACGACGCTCAGAAATATCATCGGAACACTATCATTAAAAGCGGCAAACAGCGAAAGGGGGCGTATAAACGAAGAACTCCAAAAGACGTTAAAAAAAGAGACCGCCAGCTGGGGGATAGATATTGTAAGGACCGAGCTTAAAGAAATCGATCCGCCAAAAGATGTTCAGGAGACAATGAATAAGGTCGTAAAAGCCGAAAACGAAAAGATGGCGGCGATCGACTTTGCCACCGCTACAGAAACGATGGCCGACGGCCAAAGGCGCGCCGAGATCAAGAAAGCGGAAGGTTCGAGGCAGGCCACGATACTTGAAGCCGAAGGAGAGGCTCAGGCTATTGCGCTTGTAAACGAAGCCGCGAATAAATATTTTATCGGCAATGCGCAGATCCTTAGAAAACTGGAGGCGGTTGAAAAATCCCTCATGAATAACGCGAAAGTCGTTGTGCCGATGAACAGCGAGCTTGTGAACGTGATCGGCGAGCTGGCAGGCGTTGTACCGATAAAAACTAAAAGTTAATTGCTTTTGGTCCTGACACCCCGCATCCGATCCAATATATACTTAAGTGATGATGTCAGAACGACCGATAATCATCGGGTTTGGTCCTGCCGGTATGTTTGCCGCTCTTGAATTGATAGAACTGGGCTATAGCCCTTTGATATTTGAGAGGGGCAAAAGCATAGAAGAGCGCTCCGCGGACATTG is a window encoding:
- a CDS encoding SPFH/Band 7/PHB domain protein, which codes for MLIVILIVAVFIFFAGVRIVRPTHRGLIERLGKYRKFAQPGFQWIIPMIDQMYQINITEVMINAEPQEIITNDNLNARVDAQVYFKVREDETNVKNSQYNVNNYSYQIVNLARTTLRNIIGTLSLKAANSERGRINEELQKTLKKETASWGIDIVRTELKEIDPPKDVQETMNKVVKAENEKMAAIDFATATETMADGQRRAEIKKAEGSRQATILEAEGEAQAIALVNEAANKYFIGNAQILRKLEAVEKSLMNNAKVVVPMNSELVNVIGELAGVVPIKTKS